The Podospora pseudocomata strain CBS 415.72m chromosome 3, whole genome shotgun sequence genome window below encodes:
- the ESF2 gene encoding RNA-binding ATPase activator esf2 (COG:A; EggNog:ENOG503NZ3E), whose product MSDKRNAFLDAGDSDEDVGRDYDSEDDFQKGGPSAKRRRVNDEDSEAEDITDDERYQDQDEDGGAKLDAEPQESGDEAEEGKDSQEKKPKKTKVELPGVKNSLLKKNLVVSEAAIKKSGVIYLSRVPPFMKPQKLRSLLEPYGQINRIFLAPEDPAVHARRVHAGGNKKRSYGEGWVEFIKKKDAKKVVDLLNAQTIGGKKSSWYRDDVWAMKYLNGFKWHHLTEQIAAENAERASRMRAEISKSTKENKEFVRNVERAKVLQGMEAKAAAKRKKATEDEKKEYGGGSAVQEGVSQKKRRTFAQVPLAKKTKQEDQPEHVQRVLSKIF is encoded by the exons ATGTCTGACAAAAGAAACGCTTTTCTCGACGCCGGCGATAGTGACGAAGATGTCGGCCGCGATTATGACTCGGAAGATGATTTCCAAAAGGGTGGCCCCAGCGCGAAGCGCAGAAGAGTAAACGACGAGGATAGCGAGGCTGAAGACATTACCGACGACGAGCGataccaagaccaagacgaggatggtggCGCAAAGCTCGATGCAGAACCCCAAGAGTCCGGCGACGAGGCAGAGGAAGGAAAAGACtcccaagaaaagaaaccgaAGAAGACAAAGGTCGAACTGCCCGGCGTCAAGAATTCCCTGCTCAAGAAGAACCTTGTTGTCTCCGAAGCTGCCATCAAAAAGTCAGGTGTTATCTACCTATCGCGCGTACCGCCATTCATGAAGCCCCAGAAGCTACGATCACTTCTCGAACCATACGGCCAAATCAACAGGATATTCCTCGCCCCCGAGGATCCAGCAGTCCACGCGCGCCGCGTCCACGCCGGAGGTAACAAGAAGCGGTCCTACGGCGAGGGATGGGTCGAGTTTATCAAAAAGAAGGATGCTAAAAAGGTGGTCGATCTCTTGAATGCGCAAACAATTGGTGGGAAGAAGTCGAGTTGGTACAGAGATGATGTGTGGGCCATGAAGTATTTGAATGGTTTCAAATG GCATCATCTCACAGAGCAAATCGCCGCTGAGAACGCCGAACGAGCCAGCAGAATGCGCGCCGAAATCAGCAAGTCCAccaaggagaacaaggagTTTGTGCGGAACGTGGAGAGGGCAAAGGTGTTGCAGGGCATGGAAGCAAAGGCTGCGGCCAAGCGGAAAAAGGCCACAGaagacgagaagaaggaatATGGAGGCGGCAGTGCGGTCCAAGAAGGGGTTTctcaaaagaagaggaggacgttTGCACAGGTACCGCTGGCAAAGAAGACGAAGCAGGAGGACCAGCCAGAGCATGTGCAAAGAGTGCTCAGCAAGATCTTTTGA